The Papaver somniferum cultivar HN1 chromosome 6, ASM357369v1, whole genome shotgun sequence genome segment TAATCCTCCTGAATGGTTTTGCATTTTTGAGTAAAAATTTAATAACAACCAACAACAGACTCCAATAActtactggttttggtaaatttgggtccAGGAAGGGaagaatccagaaaatcaaaatgcTTCTGAAATGAAGATCTTCCCTGCAAGGGGAATTAAGAATTAAGAATGTATGAAAACAATGCACCCACCCACACACAAAATTGAAGTTGggaataaaacaaaaaaaggtaCCTTAAAATGTGTTGCAGAGAAACCTTGTGAGAAATCTAAAACATTCTCCATTGTAGCTTTCTGGTTATTGATCTAgtatcaaacaaaaacaaaaacccatTAAAGGAAGGAGACAAATGATATAAACTTCTGAAAACGATTGCTAAAAAACAATCTGTAATGTCTATGCTTGTTCTTTCCCTTTCTCAAACTTACATTGGAAAAGCTGAATAGAGGAGAACTAGCAGTGTCATCAAGAAGAGAAGGATGATACTGTTGCTGTTGGTCTTTAGTTTTCTGTCTTTTGCTATTTTTCTTTGCCAATGCAGTTGCTGAAGAAGTAAAACAAGAACACCCATTCTCATCATCACAGTAGTCTTCATCTTCATGAAAATGTGGTGGACCAGAAGACGCATCAGAAACCATagacaaatcttcttcttcttcttcttcagctgcTGCTTCTGGTTCTTCTGCTTCTTCCATAGCATTGTATTTCTCACTAAAAAAATTACCTCCATTGACAAACCCACCACTTCTTTTGCCATGATTTTGAGAAACTGAGTGATCTAAATACATAGTCCAACCTGATTCACATCTACTACTACTACATTGGGATGACATTCCATTCATTGTATTGATGTTCCTTTCTATTAAGCTACAAGAAAGCAATAGAGAATTAGAATGGAATCTGGAACCAGATAGAAAATGgggtttctccttctccttctcactCTCTGGTCTTTATATAATTGTAATATCTGTGATTCTGTTCTCTCAATAGTCTCTAGATATAAAACACAACACACATacaaacacaaacacaaacaCCTACacgttcttctttctctttctaatAGTAACTAAgagagcaaaaataaaaaataaaagtgtTAAGAGAGTCAGAAGAAAACCAATCAAAATCGTAGATTACTCTTGTCTTGATCTTTCACTCTTTTGTTGTCACCTTAGTTATCATTTTTCTTTACTTCGAGAGAGTGAATCAAAGTTGCCAGTTGGGTTTTGTTTGTGTGTAGGTCAGTGTGTGTAGGAGGAGATGGAGCCACACAACTCCCTCACATGCAATACAGCTAGACACTGTGTACGTTCTAAACAGAAACGGGCAATTTGCTTGCATTATTTCAAATCCCGTGAACAGAAAAGTTGGGAGCCTACATGGGCCTCTCGCTCTTCATTTCTTTACTTAGTCTCTCATTCTGTTTGACCTTTTTTGTCTCCAACCTACCCACGCAGTTTATTTTATAATTACTCAACATAGGCACCACAATCTGGATATTTTTATTCCAATCTGCTGCTTCATTCTGGAATCAAATTGAGAACTTCAACTTCACTGGGATTTGAACCCACGACGTTCAGTAACAGTACCCAAGATAACATGAGTGGGAGGAGGTGAGGTGTTGTTTCTTTTTGACCTTGACAAATAAGTTCTCGGTGGATGTGTAAAAATATCAGGTGCAATCGGCCACTGCTGATGGCCAACTCTCTTATGCAATTAATATGCCTTTATAGCCAATGGCATTGACTAATGATCCTGCAATCCTGCTAATATGAGTGATGATCAATCATAGTTTAGGGCATCTGGTAACGTGATGTGATGGTTACTTACTGCTTGATCATGGAGATGTAAATGTTTTGAGTAACTATAAGAAAATATCATCTAAACTAGAGCTAGCAgcagagagaaagagaagaagttgaCTGGGATTAAATGTCATCACATGCAACCACGTTAAGTCTCACACTAGTTGAAGCTCTTTTCAAAAGCTAAGACTTAAGAAGAGAGATTCTCTCTCCCTATCTCTATCTCTGTGACTGTAACTATCTCTAGATATATCTTCACTCAACTCTGTCTCATGCACACGCATACACATTACTAGGGCACGCAGAGATAGATGTGTGTGCATCACTTGCACACTTACATATACTGTgttactgcaagtgcacatgcAACTCAATTTTTATCATAAATATTTACATGttgagaagaacaaaaaaaaagaaagcatATGAACAAATCTGCAGCTGCATTCCTTATTCACTGCTGAAGCTAACCGCGTTAACGAATTTCGAACTCAGTTTATTGATATCATCACCCAATAACTTAACATCTTGATAATAGACAAATAAAATCTTTAAATGATAACGTCGAAGAGATGAGTTCAAAAATCGTCATCAATTACGGGGGGAAGTAATGATAACAAAAACACTTTGTGAAGTTTGATCCTGAAATTCCAACATCTAGATATTACATCAACATATCTAGATATTGCATTCGTCTCGTTTCGATTCATGACAACTTTTGATGGCACAAACTTTTCTTGTGTAACTTGCTAGGGTGATAAGGAAAGAACAAGAGAGAAATAACCTACCAATCATGGTGTAGGGTCTAAAAAGAACTTGCACTCCTTAGAAGAGTGGGCCTTCTCCAGAGAAATGTTATTTTGTCCAGACACTTAATTATTGAATGTTACCTTTCACGCTATCAAACTTTTGTATTGCAGCTAATGGCTGATAATTTCTGGTAGGGTTTATAAGACAAATTAGTACTTCATTTTTCCACGTCAAAGTTCTACTGTATGATTCTAAATATGGTGTTGTTTTTAGCTAGTAATATGGTTTAACCTCAACAGTGAAAGAAAGTCTTCATCCATCATCTTAGTTGAAGTTCTTTGATGAACAAAATCCTCAGAAACGTAACGTTAAGTTGACTGTCAAAATTATAACCGGTTTTTATGATTAACAGTTTGATTAATCCACCGAATATATAATTGCGAGTTAGCTAGTTTTGTTTCTTGATTCTCTAGATTGGTTTTCATTTCACTAGGAGTATGAAGTTGAGAATTAATAGAGTTGGAAAAAATGGTTAGAGGTTGCCCTAAAAGCAGGGGAGTTGTTTAGAGGGCTAGCTGGAAGTTTGTCTTATTATGCAAAGATGGCCCATTTCTAACAATATATCTTGAAGATCTCAGGACACAACCTGGCCCAATATGTTCTTCATTATTTCTTTGTAATTGATTATTAATGATCACATGAATATTCACTATCACTTAGGACCAAAGGTGTACATTTTGTGGGCAGGCAGGAGTATAGTTGGAACTTTATTAGCTCAGAATTTTGCTAGTACCTTCTTCATTTTCCGGAAGAAATCTTATGTTTTGGCCATTAAGAAGGAATACGGtgttgacaaattttacctcattTTTGTGGATACAAAGCGTGTACCACTGCCTTTGAATTATCTAGTTCGTCTTCTGTAACACTTGGGAAGTTTtggattttattaaaaaaaaagaaggtctAGATCCATCTACTAACTTATTCGCGTACCGTTTACATGCGCAGCCTCGAAACGTACACCTTGGTTTTAAGGTGATAATGGCCTGCCTGAATGACATGTCCAAATCAGGGCTTAATAACCCTTCTCCTCTTGAACAACTTGGTGCAAATTAATTGAACACCCCTTTCTTCCCCATGACGCATACTGTTTCCCCATGATACATAGTGTTGAATGTCGACTGGAGCTTAGTGGGGATGATTTTTCCCAAACAAATATGGTCCACTAACGCAGATTAAAAGATCATGGTGTGTTATTGTAATCCAACAAAATGAAGATCTATAAAAGTATGATCGACAGACAATTAAAGATCTACAAAGGATATGCGGCATCCAATATATCTCTTCTCCAACTTGCAACTCTATATAGCTATGTAGGAAAGTTAACAAAAAGTACCATTGCCATCATGCAGATAATGCTCGTAGCTTCTCTTTCTGTCACTGCCTCACACTAATGAATTGAATCTGATTCAGAACTAGTACGATTTCAGATATTTATAAAGTTTAGATTCTAGCTTAGAtgacgatatttattttcatacCGACGTTTAATTCATATAAGTGCATCAATTGCACGTACAATTAAACAGTCGGATTTGTTATATATGCAAAACATGCATATAAATAAATGCTAATTAACCGTTTAGAAGTGCATGATCATTGTATTGTCTTGCTCATATTGTCGTGATTGCATAATTCTTAATTTCGTATATGATTcagatgattttttaattttcttttttctttcttttttgagaaAAAGAAGGTTAATACATTAAAAACCAACTTGAGAAGATATTATAAAAGTTTAAAGACAAACAACGAATTTCCGACTAAAAGAACAAAATGAGCCAAAATATCTTTGAAAGTTTTTAAAGTCGAACATTATAACATAATTTTTGTTTGCTTTTtgatgttttctttctttttgttttggaggTCAGGTCTTCACTTTCCCTTTTATTTCGCTTTCTTTGATTAACAAAACTACCTTCTAAGGCTTCGTCTAgaaaaaagaacacaaaattgatcaattaacccaataacgacaatTTATGGGTGAAAGAAGCatataaaatttgatactgtttaaatggacgagaatgtaaaaatagcaaggatgtaaacagtttcatcctatccattttcaaatatttttccttattcttaATTTACATGAGGATGCATCCTGTTtcaccctcgctattttttaagtttaagccaggatgaatccagattcattcttactatttttttggtgtcaatttcacccatactatttttactcgtccatgagaatcatgttttaaaaatatttggacaattaaCCTAATTTATCAGAACACAAAAACATACACCATAATAATGTTAGTGTGGATTTATAATTACAAAATTGAAATTTTCGCTAACACGAGCTCTGCTTTATGCTTATGTAATGTCTTGCTCTTTGTACTGTATTCACCTCGTGTGAATTTTTTTCTCTTAATATGACCTTGTCTTCGAAAAAAAACGGGAGCTCGGCTTCCACAAGAGAACCTCCGGTAAAACATTGAACAACATAAAATTGAAGTTGTTTATTTCGTAAAATTGTAATTTTAAGAATTTGATtccgaaagaaaaagaaagatagaTGAAGTAGGTGGAAACGACTGAAATTGAGTATCATAACTTACTACTAACGGTCATAACTACCACTAATAAAACTCAATCATATCACTTGGTGTAGGACTGCCAGTCGGTCACACTTGGACAATTTTCTTTCTCTTGATGGCTCAACATCCACATGTTATCCAGTCAGCAAATTTAGTATCTGACGTCAtaatatttattttcttctaaaagTCGGTAAAACAAAAACTCCGTTTTGCATTTAAGAACGTCCGGAAATGATACGATCTTTTTTAACAAGGGTAAATAAACCTGTAATACGGTGAGTCGGCGAGCACTGTCTCTGAGAGCGCACGGCACAGTGAAAATAGGCATGTCGTAACTTTGTTGTTCCCTGGCATTTGCTGGCCGTGGACTGTAGTATATAACCGATAGTTCTTGTTTGAAGCCCTAAATTACCGTGTAATATGGTTGTCTAGGAGTTTTCTTGTGGCAATTCACTGCATGAGATGATATGGAAAACAAGAACAAATTTGCATATTAATTATAAGCAAAAGAAAAGTTGAATgcaattattcataaataagaacAGATTGATACTGAATAATACGTACCAACTAATTCTATTTCTAATTATTACATCTTTTAGCACAAAGAGAATTCATACACTTGTCTACTTCATTTCCACGGAGGTTTTCAGGAGTGCTTCCGATGATGCAGGTTGAGACTGCACAACCAAGCTTGCAGTAATCGTGAGCAGAAGATATCGTACGACCACATCTTGCATGACACATAACTGGGCAGTACTTATCTTTTCCGGAAGCACACATGAGACGTACACATTTTTCAAAACATCCCAATGCTGAACTCAACTCTACACACATTCCAAACATAAGCGCCATCATCACAAAAGCCATCTTCATATGTTTCCCCTCCATTTTTTGCTCACTTATGCTTAATAGTCTGAAGAGCCATTTATATGTTTCCCCTCCATTCCAAACATAACTCCCTTATGCTTAATAGTCTGATATTAACTCACTTTTTTGCTCTGGAAATTTTTTGATATTGAGAATTCTCTTTCGAAGAGCCATTTATAGGATTCACCTCAGACCATGGCATTAAATTTGTACAACTCAAAATGTGATTTCAGAATAATAAGCTTTATGAGGAAATATATTTTACTAGGGAGATGATAAAGGTAATTGGTTGCCCGATTTCATACCATACATATGTTAGCATTAGCTATAGCATATTTGCAAAACCAAAACGTTGAAGATCTAAAGCTCTTGCATTTAAAGATATTCAAACAGCATTTGAGAGGAGGTTAGGAAACTGGCAAGGCAGTACTCTTCATCAAGCAGGAAGGCCTATAATGGTCAAAGCGGTTCTGAATACCATATCTACATATCAAATGAGTACATTTAAGTTACCCAAGAAACTTCTCAAGAAGCTTAATACAATCCAAAGACAGTTTTGGTGGGGCATAAAACAAATAGAGGCTTGAATCTAATTGGTTGGGAAAACATGTGTCTCTCTAAAGATTTAGGGGGTTTAGCATTTAGAGACCTAGAAATGCTTAACCATGCACTATTAACAAAACTAGCTTGGAGAATCAACCAACAATCCGATCATCTATTGCACAGAATTCTCAAGGCAAAATATTTCAAGAGGGATAATTTCTTGCACTTGAATGGTGGAAAAAATGGCTCTTCTTGGGTATGGCAGGGGATTGAGAAAGGTTTATCAATACTCCAACAACATTACTGCATGGAAATAAATATTGGCAGAACCATAAAAATTTGGATTGACAGATGGGTGATCAATCCTGAAGACAAATTGGAACCTCTACATCTGTATCATCTTCAGTACGAGTTTGTTTATGAACTCATAATCCCAGGTACTAATACATGTAATGTGCCTCTGTTAAATGAGTTATTCATACCAGATGTAGTAAACAAAATAACTAGAATGCAGTTAtcatttttggaagatgatgtcaTTAGGTGGATGCCATCGAAAGAAGGCAATTTCACTGTAAAAAGTGCTTACAAAAAGTTGATGGAGCCAAGAATTCAAAATCAGGTTGCAATTAGTGTTGTTCCTCAAGCTATCTGGAAGTCATTATGGAAAATGAAAGTACCTCACAGGGTAAAATTGTTTATATGGAAATGTCTCAAAGACATAGTGCCAACCAGAATACGGCTCTCTCAGGTCATGAGCTCTATTGATGTTGGTTGTGGTATATGTAATACAGAAGCTGAATCTCTTTATCATTTACTCGTCTCCTGCAACCATGCCAGAGCAGTATGGCGTCTTCTCAATGTTAGTATAGATCAGATCAGCATAAATTATCACAGTGTGGGAATGGATTATATCCTGGTTTCAAGGAGTCGAGAATGATGGAATTGAAGAACTGCAAACGTGGAGATCATTATTAATGGTTGGTTGCTGGATAATCTGGAAGGAACGCTGCGACTGCGTTTTTCAGGACGATTCTATAAACCCTACTGAAACTGCATCTAGAATTAATTACACTTTGGTGAGCTTTAAACCTGTAATGCATAATAGTGTAACTACATCTCCTACTGTCACACGACATGAAAGTAATTTAGTCATTCCTGACTTATCAGACACAATGACTATATATGCAGATGCATCTTTTGATGAGTTATCTAATGATTGTGGCACTAGACTAGTGCTGTGTAACATTGCAGGTGAACGCACAGGAATTAAAGGAACCTATGAAGTTGGAGTACTAGATGTCGAGGAAGGAGAATGTATGGCTATCAGGGAAGCGTTAAGCTGGGCCAAAGTGATGGAGCTGGAAAAAATTCAGATTATCTCATACTCCGAAAACGTAGTTAACACTCTTAATAATGTTGCTCTGCTAACTAGATGGGAGAATAGAAAGCTAGTGAGAGAcataaaacaattttcaagttctTTTCAGTTATGCCATTTTATTTTCATTCTTAGAAATGAGAATCATACATCGGATTTCATATCAAAGAGGGTTAGAAAAGAAAAGCCTGTAATTGAGGATTATAGTAGTAATGCCTATGATTTTGAACTTCTGTTATCCAGGATTTTTAATCCTGAAACCTCTTAAAATCAATAAAATTTTCttagcatcaaaaaaaaaaaactatagcaTATTTGCATTTATAATAAGACTAGTTTTTCACCCATGTgatgcatgtttttttttttttttttttttttgtttatgaaaTATTGGATTCATGTTTAaaaatttattttagttaaaaatAAAAGTTTAATTAAAAAGTTAAGAAAGTATAATAAGCTTGTAACCCCAAAAATAGCGTGTTTAGATACCATGTGTCAATAAATTAAAAACCACTAGTAATTGATAATCATAGCTTAGTTTCAaattattttcataaaaccaatttTCACTAAAAGTTACATCGATATCTTTCAGGATTAAGAACTACAATtgtctaaaaaataaaattactttgaaaAACAATATTTGCAGTAAAAATCGTACATACGAAATCCATAAATAAGATTATATAATGTACGTTCAGAGATAACTATTTCATTGGTTTATTTCACATTGGATGCATTGTGTCCTCTTTCACTTATTTTTTCCATGATAAATTTTCCTATTCATTTTCTCTACCACGAAACTGCAATTTAGAAATCATCTTATCTTAACCCGtgatttttctcattttttgcGTGTAAATAAATGTATATGTATTTGTGAAGTCAATAAATATATGGTGGATTATATGTGTGCAAAAAATAAGAGGATTGAAATGTCAAAATAACGTCAACCCATAGATTAATGGAATTTGTGTCCGTGTAAATAATTGGTGAAATTTGGGTGAGTATATGTGTATCCGTGAGTTGTAAGATGATCTGGTGTATTACAGGTGAAAATTGACCTGGAGATATTCAACATTTCATCGCGTAAATTTTCTATAGAATGTTCTTGTGCATTTTTGGAGGATCgagttttatgaaatttttatatttcaatcttGGCGAACTATAAGATCAACAAGGGGAATTTTATTTTCCTCAGATTTCTAcaatgatatatttttttttcttgtatgatATTTGTACTATATACTTTGGCATTATGTGTATATAATGTTCATTTTTTCTCATcctatatatagtttttatttttttttcttcctctggATCGACAATGAAAAAAATATTGATTAGAAAAGGGTATAGAAAGACTGTACCAGAAAAggagaatggaaatagaaaagtgggGATAAAACCAAGGTAACATGCCGTCTGTGACCCATAAAGCAAAGAGCCTCGCAAAAAATTATGGTGGGTTGAAGTATacattcttccggttctcatTCTTAATAACAATATTGTAGGTTACATTTTCAAATTCCTTGAAGGAAATACACCATTGAAACAACTAATATTTACTTCACTAATAATATTAATTTAATTGGGTGATCGGCGAGGGTCCTTTTATGTGTTCAGA includes the following:
- the LOC113288519 gene encoding uncharacterized protein LOC113288519, which encodes MNGMSSQCSSSRCESGWTMYLDHSVSQNHGKRSGGFVNGGNFFSEKYNAMEEAEEPEAAAEEEEEEDLSMVSDASSGPPHFHEDEDYCDDENGCSCFTSSATALAKKNSKRQKTKDQQQQYHPSLLDDTASSPLFSFSNINNQKATMENVLDFSQGFSATHFKGRSSFQKHFDFLDSSLPGPKFTKTSGFQASKWE